Proteins from a genomic interval of Osmia bicornis bicornis chromosome 11, iOsmBic2.1, whole genome shotgun sequence:
- the LOC114873789 gene encoding nuclear factor of activated T-cells 5-like isoform X4 — protein sequence MESLGAFLSCNNAGERLPTVTGSVQRSTVTSANRAHSASRRISHQQRQQQPPQQQQQQQQQQQQQQQQQSQQQSAQQARIPVGSLRNSDEHGSRASSAQDVCDNSNDSGLGFEDRQQHLTNATAWNGAGEEDSKRRKMDIKLESEDANFAFPEVTHSASSDSKTANRNSSNGIAVLATISGNRTGNGSSGRVVEVSRSRPGLGVLAKRSSAPHQGPVTLTSQLCSASSDGKVQLQIICQPEQQHRARYQTEGSRGAVKDRTGNGFPIVRLVGYDKPTTLQVFIGTDLGRVAPHMFYQACRVSGKNSTPCIERKIDGTIVIEVDMDPAKDMMVTCDCVGILKERNVDVEHRFPQEAGVLQGRSKKKSTRCRMVFRTTIARPDGNTETLQVCSQPIVCTQPPGIPEICKKSLTSCPCTGGLELFILGKNFLKDTRVVFQLDNDDLSSSLEPHWECAVLPDKEFLQQTHLVCVVPAYRRQDLAPSESVSVKLYAVSSGKTSEPHTFLYTAASAAPEPSVGKIEPITPPLSTSNGDSALATSPAAAVSLTTGVSSNTLITQAAAGTPNFLTTIQSQQSSSQTTETLKSDPSPPPVTASSQVTPVLMWAAQSPNCQNSPPDVMMPPPAMVANPLLNRRSSSNLQLILPDNLKTEVLDENSENSMISENSMQSIPTPTANGSTGTSPLQQLVNENSRETPQTNMIRSVPVAANNSPVQEAVNLLGVVDLMRNQHPLSMVSTHQNSYGGMHESSQVKVLSPHHINKETNPMLPAEGSPNGTLQGGGGVVDLRMKHHQSEFGNLSNFTGTSNGQLPAQSGHSVEKYLNHIESNGKEAESQENGFVGSIQQRASIIATGRQPQQGQASNILASPNQGVKLDTLVNSGAESHQLVSPLRTVNPNSSTMMSHVSAVTDHETIPSPQQSRNSPPIPVKTMLLEALMPAQSVPPLIGNGGTTVSSPASVVQEPTNGDSLLTTINAALLPAMQEPVVTTSGTSNSSVTVPSHNQMQVTNETMSIAAEHIPQIQGLIQQEVVAMQQAQQVEQVVAQAQQQVEQVVAQAQQQAVQAVQQAQQQVVQHVVQHAQVVQQAVQQVQAAQQVRAVPAVQHAMQQATQEVVQQAVQQATQEVVQQVQAVQQAVQQAQAAQAMQQAVQQDIGSMLNQPAGFVAEASSALASGAAQEPSQQRLTTAAEQAINNVITNATQDIINNRPITTTTAHAIIATKNILNSVATQSAQLMNSAMEGILPKSPPGQNNIVEQVASKSPPVALPVTPNRQNVNPPITNTANNTTGTTVRKQEDGMLPQELTSMSEHDLLSYINPSCFDSQNNFLM from the exons GTAACAATGCTGGAGAAAGGTTGCCAACGGTAACAGGTTCGGTTCAAAGGAGCACCGTCACGTCGGCAAATCGCGCGCACTCCGCATCACGAAGGATCAGCCATCAGCAACGTCAGCAGCAACCACctcaacagcagcagcagcagcagcagcagcagcaacaacagcagcagcaacagtcTCAACAACAATCGGCGCAACAGGCGAGGATACCAGTAGGATCCTTAAGGAACTCGGATGAGCACGGATCGAGAGCCAGCTCGGCACAGGACGTTTGCGATAATTCCAACGATTCCGGGCTCGGCTTCGAGGACCGTCAGCAACATCTCACGAACGCAACC GCTTGGAACGGCGCCGGCGAGGAGGACTCGAAGAGAAGGAAGATGGACATCAAGCTCGAGTCCGAGGATGCGAATTTTGCCTTCCCCGAGGTGACGCATTCCGCGAGCTCTGATAGCAAAACGGCCAATAGAAACAGTTCGAACGGGATAGCTGTGCTGGCCACGATCTCTGGGAACAGGACGGGGAACGGAAGCTCGGGAAGGGTTGTCGAGGTGTCCAGATCTCGTCCAGGCTTGGGTGTCCTCGCGAAGAGGTCATCGGCCCCCCATCAAGGCCCAGTCACCCTCACCTCTCAACTGT GCAGTGCTTCCTCAGATGGAAAGGTGCAATTGCAAATAATCTGCCAGCCGGAGCAGCAGCACAGGGCCCGTTACCAAACCGAAGGATCCCGAGGAGCAGTGAAGGATCGTACCGGAAACGGGTTCCCGATCGTTCGTCTGGTCGGTTACGACAAACCGACCACGCTTCAAGTCTTCATCGGCACGGACCTCGGCCGTGTCGCGCCCCATATGTTCTACCAAGCCTGCCGCGTCAGCGGCAAGAACTCAACCCCGTGTATCGAGCGTAAAATCGACGGTACCATCGTGATCGAGGTGGACATGGATCCAGCGAAAGACATGATGGTCACCTGCGACTGTGTCGGTATACTGAAGGAGCGCAATGTCGACGTGGAGCACAGATTTCCACAGGAAGCCGGTGTACTTCAGGGACGCAGTAAAAAGAAGTCGACTCGTTGTCGCATGGTTTTTCGCACGACGATCGCTCGTCCCGATGGTAACACGGAAACTCTTCAAGTCTGTTCTCAACCGATAGTCTGTA CTCAACCACCGGGTATACCGGAGATCTGCAAAAAGTCCCTCACCTCCTGTCCATGCACCGGTGGATTAGAATTGTTTATACTTGGGAAGAACTTTCTTAAAGATACTCGTGTAGTGTTTCAATTAGACAACGACGATTTGTCGAGTAGCTTAGAACCGCACTGGGAGTGCGCCGTCTTACCCGACAAAGAGTTCCTGCAACAGACGCATCTGGTATGCGTGGTGCCTGCATACAGGCGGCAAGATCTTGCGCCCTCGGAATCTGTTAGCGTGAAATTGTACGCGGTGTCGTCCGGGAAAACGAGCGAGCCTCATACGTTCCTTTACACCGCCGCGTCCGCAGCTCCGGAGCCATCGGTGGGCAAGATCGAGCCCATCACGCCGCCATTGTCAACCTCGAACGGCGATTCCGCGTTAGCAACGTCCCCAGCAGCAGCCGTGTCTTTAACCACGGGTGTATCATCGAACA CTCTGATCACACAAGCAGCCGCGGGAACGCCGAATTTCTTGACAACGATACAGTCACAACAATCATCCTCCCAAACGACGGAAACTCTTAAAAGCGATCCAAGCCCGCCACCAGTAACGGCATCGTCTCAGGTAACTCCAGTTCTGATGTGGGCTGCTCAAAGTCCAAATTGCCAAAATTCCCCGCCTGACGTGATGATGCCGCCGCCAGCCATGGTAGCGAATCCCCTTCTAAATCGCAGATCGTCTTCTAATCTTCAATTAATCCTGCCGGATAATTTGAAGACCGAGGTGCTAGACGAGAATAGCGAGAACAGTATGATTAGCGAGAACAGCATGCAAAGCATACCAACGCCGACCGCGAACGGTTCGACGGGGACGAGCCCGTTGCAGCAGCTCGTGAACGAGAATTCCAGGGAAACGCCGCAAACGAATATGATCAGATCGGTACCGGTTGCGGCGAACAATTCCCCGGTACAGGAAGCGGTCAATCTACTCGGTGTGGTCGATTTGATGCGGAACCAACATCCGTTGTCGATGGTGTCCACCCACCAGAACAGCTACGGAGGTATGCACGAATCGTCTCAAGTCAAAGTTCTAAGTCCTCATCATATCAACAAAGAAACTAACCCGATGTTACCGGCAGAAGGCAGTCCTAACGGAACTCTACAGGGTGGCGGCGGTGTTGTTGATCTCCGAATGAAACATCATCAGTCAGAGTTCGGGAATTTGTCGAACTTCACCGGTACGTCGAACGGACAGCTACCCGCCCAGAGTGGCCATAGCGTAGAGAAATATCTGAATCATATCGAGTCTAACGGAAAGGAGGCTGAGAGTCAGGAGAACGGCTTCGTAGGTAGTATACAGCAACGAGCTTCCATAATCGCTACTGGACGACAACCTCAGCAGGGACAAGCTTCCAACATTTTAGCCTCTCCGAATCAAGGTGTGAAGCTGGATACTCTCGTCAATTCAGGCGCGGAATCTCATCAATTAGTGTCACCGCTTCGCACCGTCAATCCCAACAGCAGCACCATGATGAGCCACGTGTCCGCGGTGACCGATCACGAGACGATCCCGAGCCCTCAACAGAGCAGAAACAGTCCACCGATTCCCGTCAAGACGATGCTCCTCGAAGCTTTGATGCCGGCTCAAAGCGTACCGCCTTTGATTGGGAACGGCGGGACCACCGTCTCGTCTCCTGCCTCGGTTGTCCAGGAGCCGACCAACGGCGACAGTCTGCTCACAACTATCAACGCTGCCCTCTTGCCAGCGATGCAAGAGCCAGTCGTTACTACGAGCGGTACGTCGAATTCTAGCGTTACTGTACCATCCCATAATCAGATGCAAGTTACGAACGAGACTATGTCGATAGCGGCGGAACATATTCCGCAGATTCAGGGTCTTATTCAGCAAGAAGTTGTGGCGATGCAACAGGCGCAGCAAGTTGAACAGGTTGTCGCGCAGGCACAGCAGCAGGTGGAGCAAGTCGTCGCTCAGGCGCAGCAGCAAGCGGTCCAGGCTGTACAACAGGCGCAGCAACAGGTTGTCCAGCACGTGGTGCAGCACGCGCAAGTTGTCCAGCAGGCTGTACAACAAGTACAAGCGGCGCAACAGGTTCGGGCTGTGCCGGCTGTTCAGCACGCGATGCAACAGGCTACGCAGGAAGTGGTCCAGCAGGCGGTGCAGCAAGCGACTCAGGAAGTGGTGCAGCAGGTGCAAGCGGTTCAGCAAGCGGTGCAGCAGGCGCAAGCGGCTCAGGCGATGCAACAGGCGGTGCAGCAAGATATAGGTTCGATGTTGAATCAACCAGCGGGTTTCGTTGCCGAGGCTAGTTCTGCTCTGGCGAGCGGTGCGGCTCAGGAACCGTCGCAGCAGAGACTGACCACTGCTGCGGAACAGGCGATCAACAACGTGATCACTAACGCAACACAAGATATAATTAACAATCGGCCCATCACCACGACCACTGCGCATGCCATCATTGCGacgaaaaatatattaaacagCGTCGCCACTCAAAGCGCCCAGCTGATGAACAGCGCTATGGAGGGAATCTTACCGAAATCTCCGCCCGGTCAAAATAATATCGTCGAACAGGTTGCGAGCAAATCACCGCCTGTTGCCTTACCCGTCACCCCCAACAGACAGAATGTAAACCCACCTATTACAAATACGGCTAACAATACAACTGGAACGACGGTTCGAAAGCAAGAAGATGGTATGTTACCTCAAGAGCTTACATCGATGTCAGAACATGATCTGTTGAGCTACATAAATCCAAGCTGTTTCGATTCTCAGAATAACTTTCTTATGTAG
- the LOC114873789 gene encoding nuclear factor of activated T-cells 5-like isoform X1, protein MAPDLEKRRQELRRTSYGSLAEPGHEHFQMLLQLRCTGNALTDEPYRHGNNAGERLPTVTGSVQRSTVTSANRAHSASRRISHQQRQQQPPQQQQQQQQQQQQQQQQQSQQQSAQQARIPVGSLRNSDEHGSRASSAQDVCDNSNDSGLGFEDRQQHLTNATAWNGAGEEDSKRRKMDIKLESEDANFAFPEVTHSASSDSKTANRNSSNGIAVLATISGNRTGNGSSGRVVEVSRSRPGLGVLAKRSSAPHQGPVTLTSQLCSASSDGKVQLQIICQPEQQHRARYQTEGSRGAVKDRTGNGFPIVRLVGYDKPTTLQVFIGTDLGRVAPHMFYQACRVSGKNSTPCIERKIDGTIVIEVDMDPAKDMMVTCDCVGILKERNVDVEHRFPQEAGVLQGRSKKKSTRCRMVFRTTIARPDGNTETLQVCSQPIVCTQPPGIPEICKKSLTSCPCTGGLELFILGKNFLKDTRVVFQLDNDDLSSSLEPHWECAVLPDKEFLQQTHLVCVVPAYRRQDLAPSESVSVKLYAVSSGKTSEPHTFLYTAASAAPEPSVGKIEPITPPLSTSNGDSALATSPAAAVSLTTGVSSNTLITQAAAGTPNFLTTIQSQQSSSQTTETLKSDPSPPPVTASSQVTPVLMWAAQSPNCQNSPPDVMMPPPAMVANPLLNRRSSSNLQLILPDNLKTEVLDENSENSMISENSMQSIPTPTANGSTGTSPLQQLVNENSRETPQTNMIRSVPVAANNSPVQEAVNLLGVVDLMRNQHPLSMVSTHQNSYGGMHESSQVKVLSPHHINKETNPMLPAEGSPNGTLQGGGGVVDLRMKHHQSEFGNLSNFTGTSNGQLPAQSGHSVEKYLNHIESNGKEAESQENGFVGSIQQRASIIATGRQPQQGQASNILASPNQGVKLDTLVNSGAESHQLVSPLRTVNPNSSTMMSHVSAVTDHETIPSPQQSRNSPPIPVKTMLLEALMPAQSVPPLIGNGGTTVSSPASVVQEPTNGDSLLTTINAALLPAMQEPVVTTSGTSNSSVTVPSHNQMQVTNETMSIAAEHIPQIQGLIQQEVVAMQQAQQVEQVVAQAQQQVEQVVAQAQQQAVQAVQQAQQQVVQHVVQHAQVVQQAVQQVQAAQQVRAVPAVQHAMQQATQEVVQQAVQQATQEVVQQVQAVQQAVQQAQAAQAMQQAVQQDIGSMLNQPAGFVAEASSALASGAAQEPSQQRLTTAAEQAINNVITNATQDIINNRPITTTTAHAIIATKNILNSVATQSAQLMNSAMEGILPKSPPGQNNIVEQVASKSPPVALPVTPNRQNVNPPITNTANNTTGTTVRKQEDGMLPQELTSMSEHDLLSYINPSCFDSQNNFLM, encoded by the exons GTAACAATGCTGGAGAAAGGTTGCCAACGGTAACAGGTTCGGTTCAAAGGAGCACCGTCACGTCGGCAAATCGCGCGCACTCCGCATCACGAAGGATCAGCCATCAGCAACGTCAGCAGCAACCACctcaacagcagcagcagcagcagcagcagcagcaacaacagcagcagcaacagtcTCAACAACAATCGGCGCAACAGGCGAGGATACCAGTAGGATCCTTAAGGAACTCGGATGAGCACGGATCGAGAGCCAGCTCGGCACAGGACGTTTGCGATAATTCCAACGATTCCGGGCTCGGCTTCGAGGACCGTCAGCAACATCTCACGAACGCAACC GCTTGGAACGGCGCCGGCGAGGAGGACTCGAAGAGAAGGAAGATGGACATCAAGCTCGAGTCCGAGGATGCGAATTTTGCCTTCCCCGAGGTGACGCATTCCGCGAGCTCTGATAGCAAAACGGCCAATAGAAACAGTTCGAACGGGATAGCTGTGCTGGCCACGATCTCTGGGAACAGGACGGGGAACGGAAGCTCGGGAAGGGTTGTCGAGGTGTCCAGATCTCGTCCAGGCTTGGGTGTCCTCGCGAAGAGGTCATCGGCCCCCCATCAAGGCCCAGTCACCCTCACCTCTCAACTGT GCAGTGCTTCCTCAGATGGAAAGGTGCAATTGCAAATAATCTGCCAGCCGGAGCAGCAGCACAGGGCCCGTTACCAAACCGAAGGATCCCGAGGAGCAGTGAAGGATCGTACCGGAAACGGGTTCCCGATCGTTCGTCTGGTCGGTTACGACAAACCGACCACGCTTCAAGTCTTCATCGGCACGGACCTCGGCCGTGTCGCGCCCCATATGTTCTACCAAGCCTGCCGCGTCAGCGGCAAGAACTCAACCCCGTGTATCGAGCGTAAAATCGACGGTACCATCGTGATCGAGGTGGACATGGATCCAGCGAAAGACATGATGGTCACCTGCGACTGTGTCGGTATACTGAAGGAGCGCAATGTCGACGTGGAGCACAGATTTCCACAGGAAGCCGGTGTACTTCAGGGACGCAGTAAAAAGAAGTCGACTCGTTGTCGCATGGTTTTTCGCACGACGATCGCTCGTCCCGATGGTAACACGGAAACTCTTCAAGTCTGTTCTCAACCGATAGTCTGTA CTCAACCACCGGGTATACCGGAGATCTGCAAAAAGTCCCTCACCTCCTGTCCATGCACCGGTGGATTAGAATTGTTTATACTTGGGAAGAACTTTCTTAAAGATACTCGTGTAGTGTTTCAATTAGACAACGACGATTTGTCGAGTAGCTTAGAACCGCACTGGGAGTGCGCCGTCTTACCCGACAAAGAGTTCCTGCAACAGACGCATCTGGTATGCGTGGTGCCTGCATACAGGCGGCAAGATCTTGCGCCCTCGGAATCTGTTAGCGTGAAATTGTACGCGGTGTCGTCCGGGAAAACGAGCGAGCCTCATACGTTCCTTTACACCGCCGCGTCCGCAGCTCCGGAGCCATCGGTGGGCAAGATCGAGCCCATCACGCCGCCATTGTCAACCTCGAACGGCGATTCCGCGTTAGCAACGTCCCCAGCAGCAGCCGTGTCTTTAACCACGGGTGTATCATCGAACA CTCTGATCACACAAGCAGCCGCGGGAACGCCGAATTTCTTGACAACGATACAGTCACAACAATCATCCTCCCAAACGACGGAAACTCTTAAAAGCGATCCAAGCCCGCCACCAGTAACGGCATCGTCTCAGGTAACTCCAGTTCTGATGTGGGCTGCTCAAAGTCCAAATTGCCAAAATTCCCCGCCTGACGTGATGATGCCGCCGCCAGCCATGGTAGCGAATCCCCTTCTAAATCGCAGATCGTCTTCTAATCTTCAATTAATCCTGCCGGATAATTTGAAGACCGAGGTGCTAGACGAGAATAGCGAGAACAGTATGATTAGCGAGAACAGCATGCAAAGCATACCAACGCCGACCGCGAACGGTTCGACGGGGACGAGCCCGTTGCAGCAGCTCGTGAACGAGAATTCCAGGGAAACGCCGCAAACGAATATGATCAGATCGGTACCGGTTGCGGCGAACAATTCCCCGGTACAGGAAGCGGTCAATCTACTCGGTGTGGTCGATTTGATGCGGAACCAACATCCGTTGTCGATGGTGTCCACCCACCAGAACAGCTACGGAGGTATGCACGAATCGTCTCAAGTCAAAGTTCTAAGTCCTCATCATATCAACAAAGAAACTAACCCGATGTTACCGGCAGAAGGCAGTCCTAACGGAACTCTACAGGGTGGCGGCGGTGTTGTTGATCTCCGAATGAAACATCATCAGTCAGAGTTCGGGAATTTGTCGAACTTCACCGGTACGTCGAACGGACAGCTACCCGCCCAGAGTGGCCATAGCGTAGAGAAATATCTGAATCATATCGAGTCTAACGGAAAGGAGGCTGAGAGTCAGGAGAACGGCTTCGTAGGTAGTATACAGCAACGAGCTTCCATAATCGCTACTGGACGACAACCTCAGCAGGGACAAGCTTCCAACATTTTAGCCTCTCCGAATCAAGGTGTGAAGCTGGATACTCTCGTCAATTCAGGCGCGGAATCTCATCAATTAGTGTCACCGCTTCGCACCGTCAATCCCAACAGCAGCACCATGATGAGCCACGTGTCCGCGGTGACCGATCACGAGACGATCCCGAGCCCTCAACAGAGCAGAAACAGTCCACCGATTCCCGTCAAGACGATGCTCCTCGAAGCTTTGATGCCGGCTCAAAGCGTACCGCCTTTGATTGGGAACGGCGGGACCACCGTCTCGTCTCCTGCCTCGGTTGTCCAGGAGCCGACCAACGGCGACAGTCTGCTCACAACTATCAACGCTGCCCTCTTGCCAGCGATGCAAGAGCCAGTCGTTACTACGAGCGGTACGTCGAATTCTAGCGTTACTGTACCATCCCATAATCAGATGCAAGTTACGAACGAGACTATGTCGATAGCGGCGGAACATATTCCGCAGATTCAGGGTCTTATTCAGCAAGAAGTTGTGGCGATGCAACAGGCGCAGCAAGTTGAACAGGTTGTCGCGCAGGCACAGCAGCAGGTGGAGCAAGTCGTCGCTCAGGCGCAGCAGCAAGCGGTCCAGGCTGTACAACAGGCGCAGCAACAGGTTGTCCAGCACGTGGTGCAGCACGCGCAAGTTGTCCAGCAGGCTGTACAACAAGTACAAGCGGCGCAACAGGTTCGGGCTGTGCCGGCTGTTCAGCACGCGATGCAACAGGCTACGCAGGAAGTGGTCCAGCAGGCGGTGCAGCAAGCGACTCAGGAAGTGGTGCAGCAGGTGCAAGCGGTTCAGCAAGCGGTGCAGCAGGCGCAAGCGGCTCAGGCGATGCAACAGGCGGTGCAGCAAGATATAGGTTCGATGTTGAATCAACCAGCGGGTTTCGTTGCCGAGGCTAGTTCTGCTCTGGCGAGCGGTGCGGCTCAGGAACCGTCGCAGCAGAGACTGACCACTGCTGCGGAACAGGCGATCAACAACGTGATCACTAACGCAACACAAGATATAATTAACAATCGGCCCATCACCACGACCACTGCGCATGCCATCATTGCGacgaaaaatatattaaacagCGTCGCCACTCAAAGCGCCCAGCTGATGAACAGCGCTATGGAGGGAATCTTACCGAAATCTCCGCCCGGTCAAAATAATATCGTCGAACAGGTTGCGAGCAAATCACCGCCTGTTGCCTTACCCGTCACCCCCAACAGACAGAATGTAAACCCACCTATTACAAATACGGCTAACAATACAACTGGAACGACGGTTCGAAAGCAAGAAGATGGTATGTTACCTCAAGAGCTTACATCGATGTCAGAACATGATCTGTTGAGCTACATAAATCCAAGCTGTTTCGATTCTCAGAATAACTTTCTTATGTAG